Proteins co-encoded in one Papaver somniferum cultivar HN1 chromosome 5, ASM357369v1, whole genome shotgun sequence genomic window:
- the LOC113280812 gene encoding protein ZINC INDUCED FACILITATOR-LIKE 1-like, whose amino-acid sequence MKSVLQDLPKAGENSNTEPLLPKSTIDVFYDKDCPGCRMDLRKETCLGAPYKELLYIWIIALCVGLPISSLYPYLYFLVKDFNVTKRDEDIGYYAGCVASAYMLGRGLTSVLWGAVADRYGRKPVIIFCCTTMVILTTLFGLSTNFWMAVSIRLLLGASSAIFGPIQAYATEVCREEHQTLALSFTSSAWAIGMIIGPAMGGFLAEPAVKYPNIFSKDSLFARLPYFLPCLCISIWTAAATIACLWLPETLHKHKETNEESHGTGVTEKRQESDEIGSTKSENLFKNWPLMSCIIVYCVFSLHNMAYSEIFSLWAVSPKKFGGLNYSTDNVGEVLSVTGAGLFLFQLAIFPKVERILGPLKVARVCAVLSIVVLASYPSISKLSGTSLLLCINIASLLKSILSTSIFTGFVILQNSTISQSQRGAANGIASTAMSLFKVFGPAGGGVLFSLAEKRMNASFLPGTDLIFFILNVNLVIGLVMTFKPFLVLPQRVRSE is encoded by the exons atgaagtcGGTATTGCAGGATTTACCGAAGGCGGGAGAGAATAGTAATACGGAACCACTATTGCCAAAGAGTACGATAGATGTTTTTTATGATAAGGATTGCCCAGGTTGCAGAATGGACCTTCGCAAGGAAACATGTTTAGGAGCACCTTACAAAGAATTACTCTATATTTGGATTATCGcattatgtgttg GTCTTCCAATATCATCATTGTATCCATACCTGTATTTTCTG GTAAAAGACTTCAATGTCACGAAAAGGGATGAAGATATTGGGTACTATGCAGGATGTGTAG cATCTGCTTACATGCTTGGAAGAGGTTTAACTTCGGTGCTATGGGGAGCTGTAGCAGACCGATATGGTCGAAAACCAGTTATAATCTTCTGCTGTACAACAAT GGTTATTTTGACCACATTGTTTGGTCTCAGTACAAACTTTTGGATGGCAGTTTCAATCAGATTGCTTCTAGGGGCATCCAGTGCAATATTTGGTCCAATTCAG GCTTATGCCACCGAAGTTTGCCGAGAAGAACATCAAACTTTGGCCCTTTCGTTC aCTAGTTCAGCATGGGCAATAGGGATGATAATTGGTCCTGCTATGGGAGGTTTCCTTGCTGAG CCTGCAGTGAAATATCCGAATATATTTTCGAAGGATTCGCTGTTTGCAAG ACTTCCGTACTTCTTACCATGCCTCTGTATATCTATATGGACAGCAGCTGCGACTATTGCTTGTTTATGGCTTCCG GAAACATTGCACAAGCATAAGGAAACCAATGAAGAATCTCACGGGACCGGTGTCACTGAAAAGAGACAAGAAAGCGATGAGATAGGATCAACAAAATCAGAAAACCTTTTCAAGAATTGGCCGTTAATGTCATGTATTATCGTGTATTGTGTTTTCTCACTTCATAATATGGCCTACAGTGAG ATTTTCTCATTATGGGCTGTGAGTCCTAAAAAGTTTGGTGGATTGAACTATAGCACTGACAATGTCGGCGAAGTTCTTTCAGTCACAG GTGCCGGTCTTTTCCTGTTTCAACTTGCAATATTCCCAAAGGTCGAAAGGATCCTAGGACCCCTCAAAGTAGCTCGAGTTTGTGCG GTTTTATCTATTGTGGTTCTGGCAAGTTACCCTTCCATATCTAAACTCTCCGGGACAAGCCTTTTATTGTGTATAAACATTGCATCACTTCTGAAGAGTATTTTATCG ACATCTATCTTCACTGGGTTTGTCATCCTACAAAACAGCACAATT TCTCAGAGCCAAAGAGGAGCTGCAAATGGAATTGCATCAACTGCAATGTCTCTGTTCAAAGTATTCGGTCCAGCTGGCGGTGGTGTCCT CTTTTCATTGGCGGAAAAGCGTATGAATGCTTCCTTTCTACCTG GTACCGATCTGATATTCTTCATCCTAAATGTAAATTTGGTGATTGGATTAGTCATGACTTTCAAACCATTTCTCGTACTCCCTCAACGAGTCAGATCAGAGTGA